One region of Synechococcus elongatus PCC 11801 genomic DNA includes:
- a CDS encoding chlorophyll a/b-binding protein → MTTLEPTITPRRDRPRFGFNETAEKLNGRLAMLGFITLIAFEITTHEGFLHWLGLV, encoded by the coding sequence ATGACCACCCTAGAACCAACCATCACGCCTCGCCGCGATCGTCCTCGCTTTGGCTTCAATGAGACTGCTGAAAAGCTGAACGGGCGTTTGGCCATGCTGGGCTTTATCACGCTAATCGCCTTTGAAATCACCACTCACGAGGGCTTCCTCCATTGGCTCGGTCTGGTCTAG